A portion of the Phyllopteryx taeniolatus isolate TA_2022b chromosome 15, UOR_Ptae_1.2, whole genome shotgun sequence genome contains these proteins:
- the fktn gene encoding fukutin — protein sequence MPRVNRTALLALLVASSCVFLLFQLRYYRNYVTKAGPRIPGRTPGHVTASHLQWQSVKTFLRLSRRFRLPLFLADPAVLGPLERERPPTEARCGFLCGGRAVTSFGLLAGARTYDAAFRLAAEEKGFEVLEVRGEDPRLASLDLLSGEDIPLHLVLRLHGYFIQLVILYERSGDYLWHGPLRLKADADRGFAPFALMEFGRHAGAYDRPRLVLTAVDGLDVAVPRNISDFLAQHRRARFLECRYRDARRFLQLYPDDSSPEALDFRNKAKSLLRLAAKTLARLDVPFWISSGTCLGWFRQCGFISYSRDVDIGIFIGDFRPDVITAFQDVGLSLKHKFGKVEDSLELSFVRDGVKLDVFFFYRDGHLSWNGGTQAKSGRKFKYTFPRFSLCWAELAEVRVGVPCETLDYVTANYGAAAWRVPQRAWDWKSSPSNVQENGVWPLERWDELIQVY from the exons ATGCCTCGCGTGAACCGGACGGCGCTGCTGGCGCTGCTGGTGGCGAGCAGCTGCGTCTTCCTGCTCTTTCAGCTCCGTTACTACCGGAACTACGTCACCAAG GCTGGCCCGCGCATCCCGGGACGCACGCCGGGTCACGTGACCGCCAGCCACCTCCAATGG CAAAGCGTGAAGACGTTCCTGCGCCTGTCGCGGCGTTTCCGCCTGCCGCTGTTCCTGGCCGACCCCGCCGTTCTCGGGCCGCTGGAGCGCGAGCGGCCGCCGACGGAGGCTCGCTGCGGCTTCCTGTGCGGCGGGCGAGCCGTCACGTCCTTCGGGCTGCTGGCCGGCGCGCGGACGTACGAC GCCGCCTTCCGATTGGCCGCCGAGGAGAAAGGTTTCGAGGTGCTGGAGGTGCGAGGAGAAGACCCCCGATTGGCCAGCTTAGACCTACTGTCCGGGGAGGACATCCCCCTGCATCTTGTGCTCCGCCTCCATGGTTACTTCATCCAG cTGGTGATCCTGTACGAGCGTAGCGGCGACTACTTGTGGCACGGCCCGCTGCGCCTCAAAGCCGACGCCGACCGCGGCTTTGCGCCCTTCGCGCTGATGGAGTTCGGGCGCCACGCCGGCGCCTACGACAG gcCGCGGCTGGTACTGACGGCGGTGGACGGCCTGGACGTCGCCGTCCCTCGGAACATCTCCGACTTCCTGGCTCAGCATCGGCGCGCTCGCTTCCTGGAGTGCCGCTACCGGGACGCGCGGCGCTTCCTGCAG CTCTACCCTGACGACTCGTCTCCCGAGGCGCTGGACTTTCGTAACAAAGCCAAGTCTTTGCTTCGGTTGGCCGCCAAAACGCTCGCACGTCTGGACGTCCCCTTCTGGATCAGCAGCGGAACCTGCCTGG GCTGGTTCCGGCAATGCGGCTTCATCTCGTACAGCCGCGACGTGGACATCGGGATCTTCATCGGCGACTTCCGCCCCGACGTCATCACGGCCTTCCAGGACGTTGGCCTGTCACTCAAACACAAGTTCGGCAAG GTGGAGGACAGTCTGGAGTTGTCCTTCGTGAGGGACGGCGTCAAGCTGgacgtcttcttcttctatcgGGACGGCCACCTGAGCTGGAACGGCGGCACGCAGGCCAAGAGTGGCAGAAAGTTCAA GTACACGTTCCCGCGCTTCTCGCTGTGCTGGGCCGAGCTGGCCGAGGTCCGAGTGGGAGTTCCGTGCGAGACGCTGGACTACGTGACGGCCAATTACGGCGCCGCCGCGTGGCGCGTCCCGCAGAGGGCGTGGGACTGGAAGTCGTCGCCCAGCAACGTCCAAGAAAACGGGGTGTGGCCGCTCGAGCGCTGGGACGAACTTATTCAAGTGTATTGA